In a genomic window of Deltaproteobacteria bacterium:
- a CDS encoding 4a-hydroxytetrahydrobiopterin dehydratase, whose protein sequence is MSQLTEEKCVACRADAPVVTSQEIQELKPHMPDWAMIEEDGIPKLDRLFKFRNFAQALAFTAAVGDIAEEEGHHPRIVTEWGRVRVTWWTHKIRNLHRNDFIMAAKTDGVYDEAG, encoded by the coding sequence ATGAGCCAATTGACCGAAGAGAAGTGCGTTGCGTGTCGGGCGGATGCGCCGGTGGTGACGTCGCAGGAAATCCAGGAACTCAAGCCGCACATGCCCGACTGGGCCATGATCGAAGAGGACGGCATTCCCAAGCTCGACCGGCTGTTCAAGTTCAGGAACTTCGCCCAGGCGCTCGCGTTCACGGCCGCGGTGGGCGACATCGCCGAGGAGGAAGGGCACCACCCGAGGATCGTCACCGAATGGGGCCGCGTGCGCGTTACCTGGTGGACCCACAAGATCCGCAACCTGCACCGAAACGACTTCATCATGGCGGCCAAGACCGACGGTGTCTACGACGAAGCCGGGTGA
- a CDS encoding amidohydrolase family protein, giving the protein MADYPILDADSHIRETIDDYRSRVPEVYQRIRQGFFPSDTWDRFLGRMGKQTIGTNGYVADMDVEGINLSVTYPTMGLSLSLVPQSDLQKALARAWNDYIGEVQQQNPRMKGIATVSLKDVPAAVEELNRAVNKWHHPGVMLHTHGHKKNLGAEEFWPIYAEAERLGVPVCFHGNSWGAEGQERWECFLQAHTVSFSFEIMQAFLGITTCGVLERYPKLKVGFFEAGCGWLPYWLDRIDEHYERRSEEAPLLKGKPSDYVKSGRVYVSFDPDDAMLPYCMDRYGDDMWLFAADYPHWDTIWPNATKEVRERTDISEDQKRKVFFDNCNRFYSLGLEA; this is encoded by the coding sequence ATGGCAGACTATCCCATCCTGGATGCCGACTCGCACATCCGCGAGACCATCGACGACTACCGCTCGCGTGTACCCGAGGTGTACCAACGCATCCGCCAGGGGTTCTTCCCCAGCGATACCTGGGACCGCTTTCTCGGCCGCATGGGCAAGCAGACCATCGGTACGAACGGATACGTAGCGGACATGGACGTGGAGGGCATCAACCTCAGCGTCACCTACCCGACCATGGGGCTGAGCCTGAGCCTCGTGCCCCAGAGCGATCTCCAGAAGGCGCTGGCGCGCGCATGGAACGACTACATCGGCGAGGTCCAGCAGCAGAACCCGCGCATGAAGGGCATCGCCACGGTGTCCCTGAAGGACGTGCCCGCCGCGGTCGAAGAGCTGAACCGCGCCGTGAACAAGTGGCACCACCCGGGCGTGATGCTCCACACCCATGGCCACAAGAAGAACCTCGGCGCCGAGGAGTTCTGGCCCATCTACGCCGAGGCCGAGCGCCTGGGCGTCCCGGTGTGCTTCCACGGCAACTCCTGGGGCGCCGAGGGACAGGAGCGCTGGGAGTGCTTCCTCCAGGCCCACACCGTCAGCTTCTCCTTCGAGATCATGCAGGCCTTCCTGGGCATCACCACCTGCGGGGTGCTGGAGCGCTATCCCAAGCTCAAGGTAGGTTTCTTCGAGGCGGGATGCGGCTGGCTACCCTACTGGCTCGACCGCATCGACGAGCACTACGAGCGCCGCAGCGAGGAAGCGCCGCTGCTCAAGGGCAAGCCCAGCGACTACGTGAAGAGCGGCCGGGTGTACGTGAGCTTCGACCCCGACGACGCCATGCTGCCCTACTGCATGGACCGCTACGGCGACGACATGTGGCTGTTCGCCGCCGACTACCCGCACTGGGACACCATCTGGCCCAACGCCACCAAGGAGGTGCGCGAGCGCACCGACATCTCCGAGGACCAGAAGCGGAAGGTCTTCTTCGACAACTGCAACCGGTTCTACAGTCTCGGACTGGAAGCGTAG
- a CDS encoding amidohydrolase family protein, translated as MASEAQRIHDGLKHPVIDGDGHWIEPIPVFLEYLSEAGGPGAVDQIKDLWRRNQSWYRATPQERQHHRMRRTIWWGVTADTLDKATGLLPGLLNERLPELGIDFAMIYPSFGLSVNGIQDDDLHRAGVRAYNMMTADMFGPYPERFCPVAIIPAHNPDEALEELEYAVVQRGYRAIMMRGNQERKIPGAAEGIDPRKAAWYCDNIALDSPYDYEPVWRRCVELGVAVTQHSGSGRWHDRASISNFTFNHVGHFAESNHAFARGVFLGGLVNRYPSLNFGFMEGGISWACQMCFDLIEHWEKRRRAGLQYPADTDVEELKGFIERYGDERLKANADALMNNLDAFRPNCSVEELSRPEHVVDDFEAAGIQSEEDVEAVFATNFFFGCEADDRATMWAFDPRMGVRLQPVFSSDFTHFDVPDFKEVIPEAHEMVEKGHVTEQDFREFTFTNAARLHTRNNPDFFKGTAVGEAVAEELGL; from the coding sequence ATGGCAAGCGAAGCGCAAAGGATTCACGACGGCCTGAAGCACCCGGTGATCGACGGCGACGGACATTGGATCGAGCCGATCCCGGTCTTCCTGGAATACCTGAGCGAAGCCGGCGGCCCCGGAGCCGTCGACCAGATCAAGGACCTCTGGCGCCGGAACCAGTCCTGGTACCGGGCGACTCCGCAGGAGCGCCAGCACCACCGCATGCGCCGCACCATCTGGTGGGGCGTCACCGCGGATACCCTCGACAAGGCCACGGGCCTCCTGCCGGGTCTGCTGAACGAGCGGCTTCCCGAACTCGGCATCGACTTCGCGATGATCTATCCGAGCTTCGGACTGAGCGTGAACGGCATTCAGGACGACGACCTGCACCGGGCCGGGGTGCGCGCCTACAACATGATGACGGCCGACATGTTCGGGCCGTACCCCGAGCGCTTCTGTCCGGTGGCCATCATCCCGGCGCACAACCCGGACGAAGCCCTGGAAGAGCTGGAGTACGCGGTGGTGCAGCGCGGCTACCGGGCCATCATGATGCGAGGCAACCAGGAGCGGAAGATCCCGGGGGCTGCCGAGGGCATCGATCCGCGCAAGGCCGCCTGGTACTGCGACAACATCGCCCTGGACAGCCCCTACGACTACGAGCCCGTGTGGCGCCGCTGTGTCGAGCTGGGCGTGGCCGTGACCCAGCACTCGGGCAGCGGCCGCTGGCACGACCGCGCCTCCATCAGCAACTTCACCTTCAACCACGTGGGCCACTTCGCCGAGTCGAACCACGCCTTCGCCCGCGGCGTCTTCCTCGGCGGCTTGGTGAACCGCTACCCGAGCCTCAATTTCGGGTTCATGGAAGGCGGCATAAGCTGGGCCTGCCAGATGTGCTTCGATCTCATCGAGCACTGGGAGAAGCGCCGCCGCGCCGGGTTGCAGTACCCCGCCGACACCGACGTCGAGGAGTTGAAGGGGTTCATCGAGCGCTATGGTGACGAGCGGCTCAAAGCCAACGCCGACGCCCTCATGAACAACCTCGACGCCTTCCGGCCCAACTGCAGCGTCGAAGAGCTATCCAGGCCCGAGCACGTAGTGGACGATTTCGAGGCCGCGGGGATCCAGTCCGAGGAGGACGTCGAAGCGGTGTTCGCCACGAACTTCTTCTTCGGCTGCGAGGCCGACGACCGCGCCACCATGTGGGCGTTCGACCCGCGCATGGGCGTGCGCCTCCAGCCGGTCTTCAGCTCGGACTTCACGCACTTCGACGTGCCCGACTTCAAGGAAGTCATTCCCGAGGCCCACGAGATGGTGGAGAAGGGCCACGTGACCGAGCAGGACTTCCGCGAGTTCACCTTCACCAACGCCGCGCGCCTGCACACGCGCAACAACCCCGACTTCTTCAAGGGCACGGCGGTGGGAGAGGCCGTGGCGGAGGAGCTGGGGTTGTAG
- a CDS encoding dipeptidase yields MKSLSAHTDADLLDRARAIHARILTLDTHVDIPPDFGTETYDPREAKRGRGQIDLVGMEQGGLDAVFFIVYVGQGERNAADYARAMADAFAKFAAIRRMTDVQYPEAIALARSAADVRRIHGQGRLAALIGIENGHALGRDLRLLDTYHGFGARYLGLLHNGHNDLGDSAVPYPRFKDAPAEHGGLTDFGRASVARANDLGIMVDVSHAAMTTALDAIRASRAPVIASHSSVKGVYDHPRNLSDEALAAIRDNGGVAQMVAFDAYLRPVSGERQSALRGLRTAMGIKGFADFQRLSDEKRDEWHTRRQEIDLKWPKASVRDFADHIDYAVNLAGIDHVGIASDFNGGGGIAGWDNARDTLNVTVELVRRGYGEDQIALLWGGNLLRVMEAVEAFSIR; encoded by the coding sequence GTGAAGTCCCTGTCCGCACACACCGACGCCGACCTGCTGGACCGCGCCCGCGCCATCCATGCGCGTATCCTGACCTTGGACACGCACGTCGACATTCCGCCCGATTTCGGCACCGAGACCTATGACCCCAGGGAGGCGAAGAGAGGACGGGGGCAGATCGACCTGGTGGGGATGGAGCAAGGCGGGTTGGACGCGGTGTTCTTCATCGTCTACGTGGGGCAAGGGGAACGCAACGCGGCGGACTATGCCAGGGCCATGGCGGACGCCTTCGCCAAGTTCGCGGCCATCCGCCGGATGACCGACGTGCAGTATCCCGAGGCCATCGCCCTGGCGCGCTCGGCTGCGGACGTGCGCCGCATTCACGGCCAAGGGAGGCTTGCGGCGCTCATCGGCATCGAGAACGGCCATGCCCTCGGGCGCGACCTGCGCCTCCTCGACACCTACCACGGCTTCGGCGCGCGCTACCTGGGCCTGCTGCACAACGGCCACAACGACCTCGGCGACTCGGCCGTGCCCTACCCGCGTTTCAAGGACGCACCCGCCGAGCACGGCGGCCTGACGGACTTCGGCCGCGCCTCGGTCGCGCGCGCCAACGACCTGGGCATCATGGTGGATGTCTCCCACGCGGCCATGACCACGGCGCTGGACGCCATCCGCGCCTCCCGCGCGCCCGTGATCGCGTCCCACTCCAGTGTCAAGGGCGTCTACGACCATCCGCGGAACCTGTCCGACGAGGCGCTGGCGGCCATCCGCGACAACGGCGGCGTCGCCCAGATGGTGGCCTTCGATGCGTATCTGCGGCCCGTGTCCGGCGAGCGGCAGTCGGCGCTCCGTGGCCTCAGGACCGCGATGGGCATCAAGGGCTTCGCCGACTTCCAACGGTTGAGCGACGAGAAGCGCGACGAATGGCACACCCGCCGGCAGGAGATCGACCTCAAGTGGCCCAAGGCGTCCGTTAGAGATTTCGCCGACCACATCGACTACGCGGTCAACCTGGCGGGCATCGACCACGTCGGCATCGCGTCGGACTTCAACGGCGGCGGCGGCATCGCCGGCTGGGACAACGCACGCGACACCCTCAACGTCACCGTCGAACTGGTGCGCCGGGGTTACGGCGAGGATCAAATCGCCCTGCTGTGGGGCGGCAACCTGTTGCGGGTGATGGAGGCGGTGGAGGCGTTTTCAATACGTTGA
- a CDS encoding putative toxin-antitoxin system toxin component, PIN family → MRIVLDTNILISALITKGTPPDLLYQAWLRGEIELVTSLAQLSEMAQVLARPRLRRFVDADEAAAIVENIGARAVVQRELPVVDLSADPDDNPILATAIDGKADLLVTGDKKHLLALGVVEGIPVVTAREALSRVAKA, encoded by the coding sequence GTGCGGATCGTTCTTGACACCAACATCCTCATCAGCGCCCTCATCACCAAGGGCACTCCGCCCGATTTGCTGTACCAGGCGTGGCTGCGTGGCGAGATCGAACTCGTCACCTCGCTTGCGCAATTGAGCGAGATGGCCCAAGTTCTTGCCCGGCCTCGTCTTCGTCGGTTCGTCGACGCCGACGAAGCTGCCGCGATCGTCGAGAACATCGGCGCAAGGGCCGTTGTCCAGCGCGAACTTCCTGTAGTGGACTTGTCCGCCGATCCCGACGACAACCCTATTCTGGCTACCGCAATCGACGGAAAGGCCGACCTGCTCGTCACTGGCGACAAGAAACACTTGCTCGCGCTTGGAGTGGTGGAAGGTATTCCTGTCGTGACTGCCCGTGAAGCCCTGAGCCGTGTGGCCAAAGCGTGA
- a CDS encoding DUF2384 domain-containing protein, translated as MDQVQVKAVKPVVQFIERLQQTGGLKGTDIANFTGVSKATVSRWTTGRKSPHPNTQLIISDLSYVVLRLSEYYSREEVRVWLYARHPQLDGERAIDLVRGERTEEVIAILDRLDADAYI; from the coding sequence ATGGACCAGGTACAAGTGAAGGCGGTCAAACCAGTGGTGCAGTTCATCGAACGGCTGCAACAGACCGGTGGGTTGAAGGGAACCGACATCGCGAATTTCACCGGCGTTTCCAAAGCGACCGTGTCCCGCTGGACGACCGGTCGGAAGTCGCCGCATCCGAACACACAACTCATCATCTCCGATTTGTCCTATGTGGTGCTGCGGCTCAGCGAGTACTACAGCCGGGAAGAGGTACGTGTCTGGCTCTACGCGCGCCATCCGCAGTTGGACGGGGAGCGGGCCATCGACCTTGTACGTGGCGAGCGGACCGAGGAAGTGATCGCGATCCTCGATCGCCTCGACGCGGATGC